From a region of the Oryza sativa Japonica Group chromosome 6, ASM3414082v1 genome:
- the LOC4340863 gene encoding mannan endo-1,4-beta-mannosidase 6 precursor: MRQERRLYSLLGLLLLLAVVYLTWFPTTHDGGGGGGGGWVKLPVPWLQPRMPFAARRGTHFVDADTGSPLYVNGWNSYWLLPARSPALAAEMLRRGRRMGLSVCRTWAFSDGGPGALQISPGRFSEAVFQVLDYVIYEARRNHIRLILCLVNNLDNLGGKAQYVQWAQAAGANMTNSTDSFYSHPTIKRYYKDYVKAILTRRNSYSRIRYSDEPAIFAWELMNEPRCVSNSSGPYLQAWIAEMAAYVKSLDTNHLVTVGTEGFYGPGIAERLGVNPGEWAASLCSDFIQNSAVEHIDFASVHAYPDSWLPRASLEEKVRYLSNWVDSHLNDSEQILKKPVLFTEVGYLQHSDANSNSTVDRDIILRIVYDKIYDSARKLQAGSGALIWQLMVEGTHMYGDNFSVVARDRPSTYSLITNQSCRLQRLYGEGDPGWQCSIPP, encoded by the exons atgCGGCAGGAGAGGCGGCTGTACagcctcctcggcctcctcctcctcctcgccgtcgtctaCCTCACCTGGTTCCCGACGacccacgacggcggcgggggcggtggtGGGGGGTGGGTCAAGCTGCCGGTGCCGTGGCTCCAGCCGCGGATGCCCTTCGCGGCGCGCCGCGGCACCCACTTCGTCGACGCCGACACGGGGTCGCCGCTCTACGTCAACGGCTGGAACTCCTACTGGCTCCTCCCCGCGCGGTCcccggcgctcgccgccgagaTGCTGCGCCGGGGACGCCGGATGGGGCTCTCCGTCTGCCGCACCTGGGCGTTCAGCGACGGCGGCCCCGGCGCGCTCCAGATCTCCCCCGGCCGCTTCAGCGAGGCCGTCTTCCAG GTATTGGATTATGTCATATATGAAGCCCGGAGAAATCATATTAGATTGATTCTTTGCCTTGTGAACAACCTCGATAACCTTGGAGGGAAGGCTCAATATGTCCAGTGGGCACAAGCAGCTGGAGCTAATATGACAAATTCAACTGATTCTTTTTATTCACATCCAACTATTAAGCGTTACTACAAGGATTATGTGAAG GCAATATTGACCAGAAGAAACTCTTACAGTCGAATAAGATACTCTGATGAACCTGCTATATTTGCTTGGGAACTCATGAATGAGCCTAGGTGTGTGTCCAACTCATCTGGCCCCTACCTTCAG GCTTGGATTGCAGAGATGGCTGCATATGTAAAAAGTTTGGACACTAATCATCTAGTTACAGTTGGAACTGAAGGGTTTTATGGTCCTGGAATAGCTGAAAGACTGGGTGTTAATCCCGGGGAATGGGCAGCTTCACTTTGCTCAGACTTCATACAAAACTCAGCAGTTGAACATATTGATTTTGCTTCTGTTCATGCTTATCCCGATAGCTG GTTACCAAGGGCAAGCTTGGAAGAAAAAGTCAGATATCTTTCCAATTGGGTTGATTCACACCTGAATGACAGTGAACAAATCTTGAAAAAACCTGTCCTATTTACAGAAGTAGGCTACCTCCAGCATTCAGATGCAAACAGTAACAGCACAGTTGATAGAGACATTATTCTAAGAATTGTTTATGATAAAATCTATGATTCGGCAAGAAAGCTGCAGGCGGGTAGTGGTGCTCTTATCTGGCAGTTGATGGTTGAAGGAACACACATGTATGGTGATAATTTCTCCGTTGTGGCACGGGATCGTCCCTCGACTTATAGTTTGATAACCAATCAGTCATGTCGTTTGCAAAGGCTGTATGGAGAAGGAGACCCTGGGTGGCAATGCTCAATACCACCCTAA
- the LOC107276025 gene encoding anthranilate O-methyltransferase 2 has product MEIERTLHMVGGDGNDSYATNSRLSMKAIMETKPVLCKAIEGGFASLSSPAPAKIVIADLGCSSGPNTLLVVSGVIGMISTSGYSEKTELQFFLNDLPGNDFNYVFRSLQQLKQQLADRKEGLLEPPYYIAGLPGSFYTRLFPCQSVHLFHSSYALMWRSKVPEELSSGVHLNKGNIYIGKATPSHVVKLFQKKFKEDFSLFLTLRQEELVSGGRMVLTFLGRKSSQMLAHGDVGTMWELLAQALQILVQKGRVKEEDLTTFNLPFYAPSVDEVTELIEESGLFDVEHTGVFESSWDPHDDSKSNGDVVADCARSADSIANCSIRAVIKPLITDHFGESIVDELFQVYVPIVAKHLEKGRAMYPVIVVSLKGRL; this is encoded by the exons ATGGAGATAGAGCGAACCCTACACATGGTTGGAGGGGACGGAAATGACAGCTATGCCACTAATTCTAGGCTATCT ATGAAGGCCATCATGGAGACCAAGCCAGTGCTATGCAAGGCAATAGAGGGGGGTTTTGCGTCCCTATCCTCTCCAGCTCCAGCGAAGATCGTTATAGCTGACCTTGGTTGCTCGTCGGGTCCCAACACGCTGCTAGTCGTGTCGGGAGTGATTGGCATGATCTCCACCAGTGGCTACTCGGAAAAGACGGAACTGCAGTTCTTCCTTAATGACCTACCTGGCAATGACTTTAACTACGTCTTCCGGTCGCTGCAGCAGCTCAAGCAGCAACTTGCCGACCGGAAGGAGGGATTGTTGGAGCCACCATACTACATCGCTGGTCTACCGGGATCGTTCTACACCAGGCTCTTCCCTTGCCAGAGTGTCCACCTCTTCCACTCTTCCTACGCCCTCATGTGGCGCTCCAAG GTCCCTGAAGAGCTCTCAAGTGGCGTCCATCTGAATAAAGGCAACATCTACATCGGAAAAGCTACGCCATCACATGTCGTCAAATTGTTCCAGAAGAAGTTCAAAGAGGACTTTTCATTGTTCCTCACACTGCGCCAAGAGGAACTCGTAAGTGGCGGCCGCATGGTGCTAACATTCCTAGGCCGAAAGAGCTCACAAATGCTGGCGCATGGCGACGTCGGCACCATGTGGGAATTGCTCGCCCAAGCTCTCCAAATTTTGGTCCAAAAG GGGCGCGTGAAGGAAGAGGATCTGACCACCTTCAACCTGCCGTTCTACGCGCCATCGGTGGACGAGGTAACAGAGCTGATCGAGGAGAGTGGGCTCTTCGACGTCGAGCACACGGGCGTCTTCGAGTCGAGTTGGGACCCCCACGATGACTCCAAGTCCAACGGCGATGTGGTGGCCGACTGCGCCCGCAGCGCCGACAGCATCGCGAACTGCAGCATCAGGGCCGTCATCAAGCCGCTAATCACGGACCACTTCGGCGAGTCCATCGTTGACGAGCTCTTCCAGGTGTATGTCCCCATTGTTGCCAAGCATCTTGAGAAAGGAAGGGCTATGTACCCTGTCATTGTTGTCTCCTTGAAGGGAAGGCTCTAA